A section of the Parabacteroides sp. FAFU027 genome encodes:
- the deoC gene encoding deoxyribose-phosphate aldolase: protein MSKYIKTLNEYNITLDDQFVSEKVEQIINKNLQDSMKEEVFKKLFSCIDLTSLNNTDNTQQIINFVEKVNRFDQEFPQLDNVAAVCVYPNFTGIVQSHLEVENVKIAAVSAGFPGAQTYTEIKVAETSLTVMDGADEIDIVMNLGNFTAGEFEELTDEISEIKDACREAHLKVILETGTLKTASNIKKAAVLAMYSGADFIKTSTGKTHPAATLEAAYVMCEAIKEYYLKTDKMIGFKAAGGIVTSEDAVKYYCIVKEVLGENWLNKEHFRIGASRLANNLLGDIFGKQINFF from the coding sequence ATGAGCAAGTATATCAAGACTTTAAACGAATACAACATTACGCTGGACGACCAGTTTGTAAGCGAAAAAGTGGAACAAATTATCAACAAAAACCTTCAGGATTCCATGAAGGAAGAGGTCTTTAAAAAATTGTTCAGCTGCATTGACTTAACTTCACTCAATAACACCGATAATACCCAACAAATCATCAACTTTGTGGAAAAGGTTAACCGATTTGACCAGGAATTTCCACAACTGGATAATGTGGCTGCGGTATGTGTTTATCCTAATTTCACGGGTATCGTACAAAGCCATCTGGAAGTAGAAAATGTAAAAATAGCAGCTGTTTCTGCCGGTTTTCCTGGTGCACAAACCTATACCGAAATCAAAGTAGCAGAGACATCATTAACTGTTATGGACGGTGCTGATGAGATAGATATTGTGATGAATCTGGGTAATTTCACCGCCGGAGAATTTGAAGAACTGACTGATGAAATATCAGAAATAAAGGATGCATGCCGTGAGGCTCACCTGAAAGTTATCCTGGAAACCGGTACATTAAAAACTGCATCAAATATCAAAAAAGCAGCTGTTCTGGCTATGTATTCGGGTGCAGATTTTATTAAGACATCGACCGGAAAGACTCATCCAGCAGCTACATTGGAAGCCGCTTACGTGATGTGTGAGGCCATCAAGGAATACTATCTCAAAACGGATAAAATGATTGGTTTTAAGGCTGCAGGAGGCATTGTAACCAGTGAAGATGCAGTCAAATATTACTGCATCGTAAAAGAGGTTTTAGGGGAAAATTGGCTCAATAAAGAGCATTTCAGAATAGGTGCGAGCCGTTTGGCTAATAACCTGTTGGGAGATATTTTTGGAAAACAAATCAACTTCTTCTGA